One Felis catus isolate Fca126 chromosome D1, F.catus_Fca126_mat1.0, whole genome shotgun sequence DNA segment encodes these proteins:
- the MADD gene encoding MAP kinase-activating death domain protein isoform X43: MVQKKKFCPRLLDYLVIVGARHPSSDSVAQTPELLRRYPLEDHAEFPLPPDVVFFCQPEGCLSVRQRRMSLRDDTSFVFTLTDKDTGVTRYGICVNFYRSFQKRMPKEKGEGGGGSRGKEGPRATCASEEVGTESSESGLSLQPPNADSAPEVNQSPRGKPRAKAGSRSRNSTLTSLCVLSHYPFFSTFRECLYTLKRLVDCCSERLLGKKLGIPRGIQRDTMWRIFTGSLLVEEKSSALLHDLREIEAWIYRLLRSPVPVSGQKRVDIEVLPQELQQALTFALPDPSRFTLVDFPLHLPLELLGVDACLQVLTCILLEHKVVLQSRDYNALSMSVMAFVAMIYPLEYMFPVIPLLPTCMASAEQLLLAPTPYIIGVPASFFLYKLDFKMPDDVWLVDLDSNRVIAPTNAEVLPILPEPESLELKKHLKQALASMSLNTQPILNLEKFHEGQEIPLLLGRPSNDLQSTPSTEFNPLIYGNDVDSVDVATRVAMVRFFNSPNVLQGFQMHTRTLRLFPRPVVAFQAGSFLASRPRQTPFAEKLARTQAVEYFGEWVLNPTNYAFQRIHNNMFDPALIGDKPKWYAHQLQPIHYRVYDSNSQLAEALSVPPERDSDSDPTDDSGSDSMDYDDSSSSYSSLGDFVSEMMKCDINGDTPNVDPLTHAALGDASEVEIAELQNQKESEEPGPDSENPQENPPLRSSSSTTASSSPSTVVHGANSEPADSTEVDDKAAVGVSKPLPTTPPSIGKSTADRHQTEIGEGAQKLLRPNSLKLASDSDAESDSRASSPTSTVSNNSTEGFGGIMSFASSLYRNHSTSFSLSNLTLPTKGAREKTTPFPSLKVFGLNTLMEIVTEAGPGSGEGNRRALVDQKSSVIKHSPTVKREPPSPQGRSSNSSENQQFLKEVVHSVLDGQGVGWLNMKKVRRLLESEQLRVFVLSKLNRTVQSEDDARQDVIPDVEVSRKVYKGMLDLLKCTVLSLEQSYAHAGLGGMASTFGLLEIAQTHYYSKEPDKRKRSPTESINTPVGKDPGLAGRGDPKAMAQLRVPQLGPRAPSAAGKGPKELDTRSLKEENFVASIGPEVIKPVFDLGETEEKKSQISADSGVSLTSGSQRTDPDSVIGVSPAVMIRSSSQDSEVSTVVSNSSGETLGADSDLSSNAGDGAGGEGSAHLASSRGTLSDSEIETNSATSTIFGKAHSLKPSVKEKLVGSPVRSSEDVSQRVYLYEGLLGRDKGSMWDQLEDAAMETFSISKERSTLWDQMQFWEDAFLDAVMLEREGMGMDQGPQEMIDRYLSLGEHDRKRLEDDEDRLLATLLHNLISYMLLMKVNKNDIRKKVRRLMGKSHIGLVYSQQINEVLDQLANLNGRDLSIRSSGSRHMKKQTFVVHAGTDTNGDIFFMEVCDDCVVLRSNIGTVYERWWYEKLINMTYCPKTKVLCLWRRNGSETQLNKFYTKKCRELYYCVKDSMERAAARQQSIKPGPELGGEFPVQDMKTGEGGLLQVTLEGINLKFMHNQFLKLKKW, translated from the exons ATGGTGCAAAAGAAGAAGTTCTGTCCTCGGTTACTTGACTATCTAGTGATCGTAGGGGCCAG GCACCCGAGCAGTGATAGTGTGGCCCAGACTCCCGAATTGCTACGGCGATACCCGCTGGAGGACCACGCTGAGTTTCCCCTGCCCCCAGACGTTGTGTTTTTCTGCCAACCAGAGGGCTGTCTGAGTGTGAGGCAGCGACGCATGAGCCTGCGGGATGACACTTCTTTCGTCTTCACCCTCACTGACAAGGACACTGGAGTCACGCGTTACGGCATCTGTGTTAACTTCTACCGCTCCTTCCAGAAGCGAATGCctaaggagaagggggaaggtgggggagggtccCGTGGGAAGGAAGGACCCCGTGCCACTTGTGCCTCAGAAGAAGTTGGTACTGAGAGCTCGGAGAGTGGCTTGTCCCTGCAGCCTCCCAATGCTGACTCTGCCCCTGAGGTGAATCAGTCTCCTCGGGGCAAACCCCGGGCCAAGGCAGGAAGCCGTTCCCGCAACAGTACTCTGACATCCTTGTGTGTGCTCAGCCACTACCCCTTCTTCTCCACCTTCCGAGAATGTCTGTACACCCTCAAACGTCTGGTGGACTGCTGCAGTGAGCGGCTGCTGGGCAAGAAACTAGGCATCCCTCGAGGCATACAAAG GGACACTATGTGGCGCATCTTTACTGGATCGTTGCTAGTGGAGGAGAAGTCAAGTGCCCTTCTGCATGACCTTCGAGAGATTGAGGCCTGGATCTATCGATTGCTGCGCTCCCCAGTGCCTGTTTCTGGGCAGAAGCGAGTAGACATTGAAGTCCTACCCCAGGAGCTCCAACAAGCTCTGACCTTTGCTCTTCCAGACCCTTCTCGATTCACCCTAGTGGATTTCCCACTGCACCTTCCCTTGGAACTTCTGGGTGTGGATGCCTGTCTTCAGGTGCTAACCTGCATCCTGTTAGAGCACAAG GTGGTGCTACAGTCCCGAGACTACAATGCCCTTTCCATGTCTGTGATGGCGTTTGTGGCGATGATCTACCCATTGGAGTATATGTTTCCTGTAATTCCACTGTTGCCCACCTGCATGGCATCGGCAGAACAG cTACTGTTGGCTCCAACTCCGTACATCATTGGGGTCCCTGCCAGCTTCTTCCTCTACAAACTGGACTTCAAAATGCCTGATGATGTATGGCTGGTGGATCTGGACAGCAATAGG GTGATTGCCCCCACCAATGCAGAAGTGCTACCAATCCTGCCAGAACCGGAATCATTGGAGCTGAAAAAGCATCTGAAGCAG GCCCTTGCCAGCATGAGTCTCAACACTCAGCCCATCCTCAATCTGGAGAAATTCCATGAAGGCCAAGAGATCCCCCTTCTCTTGGGAAGGCCCTCTAACGACTTGCAGTCCACACCTTCCACTGAATTCAACCCACTCATTTATGGCAATGATGTAGATTCTGTGGATGTCGCAACCAG AGTGGCCATGGTCCGCTTCTTCAACTCCCCCAACGTGCTGCAGGGTTTTCAGATGCACACACGTACCCTGCGCCTCTTCCCTCGGCCTGTGGTAGCTTTTCAAGCTGGCTCCTTTCTAGCCTCACGTCCCCGACAGACTCCTTTTGCTGAGAAGCTGGCCAGGACTCAGGCTGTGGAGTACTTTGGCGAATGGGTCCTTAACCCCACCAACTATGCCTTCCAGCGAATTCACAACA ATATGTTTGATCCAGCCCTGATTGGTGACAAGCCAAAGTGGTATGCTCATCAGCTGCAGCCTATCCATTATCGAGTCTATGATAGCAATTCCCAGCTGGCGGAGGCACTGAGTGTGCCACCAGAGCGTGACTCTGACTCGGACCCTACTGATGACAG TGGCAGTGATAGCATGGATTATGATGACTCAAGCTCTTCTTACTCCTCCCTTGGTGACTTTGTCAGTGAAATGATGAAATGTGACATCAATGGTGATACCCCTA ATGTGGATCCATTGACGCATGCAGCCCTGGGGGATGCCAGTGAGGTGGAGATTGCTGAGCTGCAGAACCAGAAGGAATCAGAGGAACCTGGCCCAGACAGCGAGAACCCTCAGGAAAACCCCCCGCTGCGCTCCAGCTCCAGCACCACCGCCAGCAGTAGTCCCAGCACCGTCGTCCATGGAGCTAATTCT GAACCTGCTGACTCAACGGAGGTGGACGACAAGGCAGCAGTAGGCGTTTCCAAGCCCCTCCCTACCACGCCTCCCAGCATTGGCAAATCGACCGCGGACAGGCATCAGACAGAAATTGGAGAGGG GGCTCAAAAGCTGCTGCGGCCCAACAGCTTGAAACTGGCAAGCGACTCAGACGCAGAATCAGACTCTCGAGCGAGCTCTCCCACCTCCACCGTCTCCAACAACAGCACCGAGGGCTTCGGGGGCATCATGTCTTTTGCCA GCAGCCTGTATCGGAACCACAGTACAAGCTTCAGCCTTTCAAACCTCACGCTGCCCACCAAAGGTGCCCGAGAGAAGACCACACCCTTCCCCAGTCTGAAAG TATTTGGGCTAAATACTCTAATGGAGATTGTTACTGAAGCCGGCCCCGGGAGTGGTGAAG GAAACAGGAGGGCCTTAGTGGACCAGAAGTCATCTGTTATTAAACACAGCCCAACAGTGAAAAGAGAGCCTCCATCACCTCAGGGTCGATCCAGCAATTCTAG TGAGAACCAGCAGTTCCTGAAGGAGGTGGTGCACAGTGTGCTGGACGGCCAGGGCGTTGGCTGGCTCAACATGAAAAAGGTGCGCCGGCTGCTGGAGAGTGAGCAGCTGCGCGTCTTTGTCCTGAGCAAGCTGAACCGCACAGTGCAGTCGGAGGACGACGCCCGGCAAGACGTCATCCCTGATGTG GAGGTCAGTCGAAAGGTGTACAAGGGGATGCTAGACCTGCTCAAGTGCACGGTGCTCAGCCTGGAGCAGTCCTATGCCCACGCGGGCCTGGGAGGCATGGCCAGCACCTTTGGGCTTCTGGAGATTGCCCAGACCCACTACTACAGTAAAG AACCAGACAAGCGGAAGAGAAGTCCAACAGAGAGCATAAATACACCAGTTGGCAAGGATCCTGGCCTGGCTGGGCGGGGGGACCCAAAGGCTATGGCACAGCTGAGAGTTCCCCAGCTAGGACCTCGGGCACCAAGTGCTGCAGGAAAGGGTCCTAAAGAGCTAGACACCAGAAGTTTAAAGGAAGAGAATTTTGTAGCGTCTATTG GGCCTGAAGTAATCAAACCCGTCTTTGACCTTggtgagacagaagagaaaaagtcCCAGATCAGCGCGGACAGTGGCGTGAGCCTGACATCTGGTTCCCAG AGGACTGATCCAGACTCTGTCATTGGTGTGAGTCCAGCTGTTATGATCCGAAGCTCAAGTCAGGACTCTGAAGTTAGCACCGTG GTGAGTAATAGTTCTGGAGAGACCCTTGGAGCAGACAGTGACCTGAGCAGCAACGCAGGTGATGGAGCAGGTGGTGAGGGCAGCGCCCACTTGGCCAGCTCTCGGGGCACTTTGTCTGATAGTGAAATTGAGACCAACTCCGCTACCAGCACCATCTTT GGGAAAGCCCACAGCTTGAAGCCAAGTGTAAAGGAGAAGCTGGTGGGCAGCCCAGTTCGCTCTTCTGAAGATGTAAGCCAGCGAGTCTATCTCTACGAGGGACTCTTAG GAAGGGACAAAGGATCGATGTGGGACCAGTTAGAGGATGCGGCTATGGAGACCTTTTCTATAA GCAAAGAGCGTTCTACTTTGTGGGACCAAATGCAGTTCTGGGAAGACGCATTCTTAGATGCTGTGAtgttggagagagaaggaatgggtATGGATCAGGGTCCCCAGGAAATGATCGACAG GTACCTGTCCCTGGGAGAACATGACCGGAAGCGTCTAGAGGATGATGAAGATCGTTTGCTGGCCACACTTTTGCACAACCTCATCTCCTACATGCTGCTGATGAAG GTAAATAAGAATGACATCCGGAAGAAGGTGAGGCGCCTGATGGGAAAGTCGCATATTGGGCTTGTGTACAGCCAGCAAATCAATGAAGTGCTTGATCAGCTGGCTAACCTG AATGGACGTGACCTCTCTATCCGGTCCAGTGGCAGTCGACACATGAAGAAGCAGACATTTGTGGTACATGCGGGGACAGACACAAATGGAGATATCTTCTTCATGGAG
- the MADD gene encoding MAP kinase-activating death domain protein isoform X37 yields the protein MVQKKKFCPRLLDYLVIVGARHPSSDSVAQTPELLRRYPLEDHAEFPLPPDVVFFCQPEGCLSVRQRRMSLRDDTSFVFTLTDKDTGVTRYGICVNFYRSFQKRMPKEKGEGGGGSRGKEGPRATCASEEVGTESSESGLSLQPPNADSAPEVNQSPRGKPRAKAGSRSRNSTLTSLCVLSHYPFFSTFRECLYTLKRLVDCCSERLLGKKLGIPRGIQRDTMWRIFTGSLLVEEKSSALLHDLREIEAWIYRLLRSPVPVSGQKRVDIEVLPQELQQALTFALPDPSRFTLVDFPLHLPLELLGVDACLQVLTCILLEHKVVLQSRDYNALSMSVMAFVAMIYPLEYMFPVIPLLPTCMASAEQLLLAPTPYIIGVPASFFLYKLDFKMPDDVWLVDLDSNRVIAPTNAEVLPILPEPESLELKKHLKQALASMSLNTQPILNLEKFHEGQEIPLLLGRPSNDLQSTPSTEFNPLIYGNDVDSVDVATRVAMVRFFNSPNVLQGFQMHTRTLRLFPRPVVAFQAGSFLASRPRQTPFAEKLARTQAVEYFGEWVLNPTNYAFQRIHNNMFDPALIGDKPKWYAHQLQPIHYRVYDSNSQLAEALSVPPERDSDSDPTDDSGSDSMDYDDSSSSYSSLGDFVSEMMKCDINGDTPNVDPLTHAALGDASEVEIAELQNQKESEEPGPDSENPQENPPLRSSSSTTASSSPSTVVHGANSEPADSTEVDDKAAVGVSKPLPTTPPSIGKSTADRHQTEIGEGSVRRRTYDNPYFEPQYGFPPEEDDDEQGESYTPRFSQHVNGNRAQKLLRPNSLKLASDSDAESDSRASSPTSTVSNNSTEGFGGIMSFASSLYRNHSTSFSLSNLTLPTKGAREKTTPFPSLKGNRRALVDQKSSVIKHSPTVKREPPSPQGRSSNSSENQQFLKEVVHSVLDGQGVGWLNMKKVRRLLESEQLRVFVLSKLNRTVQSEDDARQDVIPDVEVSRKVYKGMLDLLKCTVLSLEQSYAHAGLGGMASTFGLLEIAQTHYYSKEPDKRKRSPTESINTPVGKDPGLAGRGDPKAMAQLRVPQLGPRAPSAAGKGPKELDTRSLKEENFVASIELWNKHQEVKKQKALEKQRPEVIKPVFDLGETEEKKSQISADSGVSLTSGSQRTDPDSVIGVSPAVMIRSSSQDSEVSTVSNSSGETLGADSDLSSNAGDGAGGEGSAHLASSRGTLSDSEIETNSATSTIFGKAHSLKPSVKEKLVGSPVRSSEDVSQRVYLYEGLLGRDKGSMWDQLEDAAMETFSISKERSTLWDQMQFWEDAFLDAVMLEREGMGMDQGPQEMIDRYLSLGEHDRKRLEDDEDRLLATLLHNLISYMLLMKVNKNDIRKKVRRLMGKSHIGLVYSQQINEVLDQLANLNGRDLSIRSSGSRHMKKQTFVVHAGTDTNGDIFFMEVCDDCVVLRSNIGTVYERWWYEKLINMTYCPKTKVLCLWRRNGSETQLNKFYTKKCRELYYCVKDSMERAAARQQSIKPGPELGGEFPVQDMKTGEGGLLQVTLEGINLKFMHNQFLKLKKW from the exons ATGGTGCAAAAGAAGAAGTTCTGTCCTCGGTTACTTGACTATCTAGTGATCGTAGGGGCCAG GCACCCGAGCAGTGATAGTGTGGCCCAGACTCCCGAATTGCTACGGCGATACCCGCTGGAGGACCACGCTGAGTTTCCCCTGCCCCCAGACGTTGTGTTTTTCTGCCAACCAGAGGGCTGTCTGAGTGTGAGGCAGCGACGCATGAGCCTGCGGGATGACACTTCTTTCGTCTTCACCCTCACTGACAAGGACACTGGAGTCACGCGTTACGGCATCTGTGTTAACTTCTACCGCTCCTTCCAGAAGCGAATGCctaaggagaagggggaaggtgggggagggtccCGTGGGAAGGAAGGACCCCGTGCCACTTGTGCCTCAGAAGAAGTTGGTACTGAGAGCTCGGAGAGTGGCTTGTCCCTGCAGCCTCCCAATGCTGACTCTGCCCCTGAGGTGAATCAGTCTCCTCGGGGCAAACCCCGGGCCAAGGCAGGAAGCCGTTCCCGCAACAGTACTCTGACATCCTTGTGTGTGCTCAGCCACTACCCCTTCTTCTCCACCTTCCGAGAATGTCTGTACACCCTCAAACGTCTGGTGGACTGCTGCAGTGAGCGGCTGCTGGGCAAGAAACTAGGCATCCCTCGAGGCATACAAAG GGACACTATGTGGCGCATCTTTACTGGATCGTTGCTAGTGGAGGAGAAGTCAAGTGCCCTTCTGCATGACCTTCGAGAGATTGAGGCCTGGATCTATCGATTGCTGCGCTCCCCAGTGCCTGTTTCTGGGCAGAAGCGAGTAGACATTGAAGTCCTACCCCAGGAGCTCCAACAAGCTCTGACCTTTGCTCTTCCAGACCCTTCTCGATTCACCCTAGTGGATTTCCCACTGCACCTTCCCTTGGAACTTCTGGGTGTGGATGCCTGTCTTCAGGTGCTAACCTGCATCCTGTTAGAGCACAAG GTGGTGCTACAGTCCCGAGACTACAATGCCCTTTCCATGTCTGTGATGGCGTTTGTGGCGATGATCTACCCATTGGAGTATATGTTTCCTGTAATTCCACTGTTGCCCACCTGCATGGCATCGGCAGAACAG cTACTGTTGGCTCCAACTCCGTACATCATTGGGGTCCCTGCCAGCTTCTTCCTCTACAAACTGGACTTCAAAATGCCTGATGATGTATGGCTGGTGGATCTGGACAGCAATAGG GTGATTGCCCCCACCAATGCAGAAGTGCTACCAATCCTGCCAGAACCGGAATCATTGGAGCTGAAAAAGCATCTGAAGCAG GCCCTTGCCAGCATGAGTCTCAACACTCAGCCCATCCTCAATCTGGAGAAATTCCATGAAGGCCAAGAGATCCCCCTTCTCTTGGGAAGGCCCTCTAACGACTTGCAGTCCACACCTTCCACTGAATTCAACCCACTCATTTATGGCAATGATGTAGATTCTGTGGATGTCGCAACCAG AGTGGCCATGGTCCGCTTCTTCAACTCCCCCAACGTGCTGCAGGGTTTTCAGATGCACACACGTACCCTGCGCCTCTTCCCTCGGCCTGTGGTAGCTTTTCAAGCTGGCTCCTTTCTAGCCTCACGTCCCCGACAGACTCCTTTTGCTGAGAAGCTGGCCAGGACTCAGGCTGTGGAGTACTTTGGCGAATGGGTCCTTAACCCCACCAACTATGCCTTCCAGCGAATTCACAACA ATATGTTTGATCCAGCCCTGATTGGTGACAAGCCAAAGTGGTATGCTCATCAGCTGCAGCCTATCCATTATCGAGTCTATGATAGCAATTCCCAGCTGGCGGAGGCACTGAGTGTGCCACCAGAGCGTGACTCTGACTCGGACCCTACTGATGACAG TGGCAGTGATAGCATGGATTATGATGACTCAAGCTCTTCTTACTCCTCCCTTGGTGACTTTGTCAGTGAAATGATGAAATGTGACATCAATGGTGATACCCCTA ATGTGGATCCATTGACGCATGCAGCCCTGGGGGATGCCAGTGAGGTGGAGATTGCTGAGCTGCAGAACCAGAAGGAATCAGAGGAACCTGGCCCAGACAGCGAGAACCCTCAGGAAAACCCCCCGCTGCGCTCCAGCTCCAGCACCACCGCCAGCAGTAGTCCCAGCACCGTCGTCCATGGAGCTAATTCT GAACCTGCTGACTCAACGGAGGTGGACGACAAGGCAGCAGTAGGCGTTTCCAAGCCCCTCCCTACCACGCCTCCCAGCATTGGCAAATCGACCGCGGACAGGCATCAGACAGAAATTGGAGAGGGGTCAGTGCGCCGGCGAACCTATGACAATCCATACTTCGAGCCCCAATATGGCTTTCCCCCTGAGGAAGATGATGATGAGCAGGGGGAAAGTTACACTCCCCGATTCAGCCAACATGTCAATGGCAATCG GGCTCAAAAGCTGCTGCGGCCCAACAGCTTGAAACTGGCAAGCGACTCAGACGCAGAATCAGACTCTCGAGCGAGCTCTCCCACCTCCACCGTCTCCAACAACAGCACCGAGGGCTTCGGGGGCATCATGTCTTTTGCCA GCAGCCTGTATCGGAACCACAGTACAAGCTTCAGCCTTTCAAACCTCACGCTGCCCACCAAAGGTGCCCGAGAGAAGACCACACCCTTCCCCAGTCTGAAAG GAAACAGGAGGGCCTTAGTGGACCAGAAGTCATCTGTTATTAAACACAGCCCAACAGTGAAAAGAGAGCCTCCATCACCTCAGGGTCGATCCAGCAATTCTAG TGAGAACCAGCAGTTCCTGAAGGAGGTGGTGCACAGTGTGCTGGACGGCCAGGGCGTTGGCTGGCTCAACATGAAAAAGGTGCGCCGGCTGCTGGAGAGTGAGCAGCTGCGCGTCTTTGTCCTGAGCAAGCTGAACCGCACAGTGCAGTCGGAGGACGACGCCCGGCAAGACGTCATCCCTGATGTG GAGGTCAGTCGAAAGGTGTACAAGGGGATGCTAGACCTGCTCAAGTGCACGGTGCTCAGCCTGGAGCAGTCCTATGCCCACGCGGGCCTGGGAGGCATGGCCAGCACCTTTGGGCTTCTGGAGATTGCCCAGACCCACTACTACAGTAAAG AACCAGACAAGCGGAAGAGAAGTCCAACAGAGAGCATAAATACACCAGTTGGCAAGGATCCTGGCCTGGCTGGGCGGGGGGACCCAAAGGCTATGGCACAGCTGAGAGTTCCCCAGCTAGGACCTCGGGCACCAAGTGCTGCAGGAAAGGGTCCTAAAGAGCTAGACACCAGAAGTTTAAAGGAAGAGAATTTTGTAGCGTCTATTG AATTGTGGAACAAGCACCAggaagtgaaaaagcaaaaagctTTGGAAAAACAGA GGCCTGAAGTAATCAAACCCGTCTTTGACCTTggtgagacagaagagaaaaagtcCCAGATCAGCGCGGACAGTGGCGTGAGCCTGACATCTGGTTCCCAG AGGACTGATCCAGACTCTGTCATTGGTGTGAGTCCAGCTGTTATGATCCGAAGCTCAAGTCAGGACTCTGAAGTTAGCACC GTGAGTAATAGTTCTGGAGAGACCCTTGGAGCAGACAGTGACCTGAGCAGCAACGCAGGTGATGGAGCAGGTGGTGAGGGCAGCGCCCACTTGGCCAGCTCTCGGGGCACTTTGTCTGATAGTGAAATTGAGACCAACTCCGCTACCAGCACCATCTTT GGGAAAGCCCACAGCTTGAAGCCAAGTGTAAAGGAGAAGCTGGTGGGCAGCCCAGTTCGCTCTTCTGAAGATGTAAGCCAGCGAGTCTATCTCTACGAGGGACTCTTAG GAAGGGACAAAGGATCGATGTGGGACCAGTTAGAGGATGCGGCTATGGAGACCTTTTCTATAA GCAAAGAGCGTTCTACTTTGTGGGACCAAATGCAGTTCTGGGAAGACGCATTCTTAGATGCTGTGAtgttggagagagaaggaatgggtATGGATCAGGGTCCCCAGGAAATGATCGACAG GTACCTGTCCCTGGGAGAACATGACCGGAAGCGTCTAGAGGATGATGAAGATCGTTTGCTGGCCACACTTTTGCACAACCTCATCTCCTACATGCTGCTGATGAAG GTAAATAAGAATGACATCCGGAAGAAGGTGAGGCGCCTGATGGGAAAGTCGCATATTGGGCTTGTGTACAGCCAGCAAATCAATGAAGTGCTTGATCAGCTGGCTAACCTG AATGGACGTGACCTCTCTATCCGGTCCAGTGGCAGTCGACACATGAAGAAGCAGACATTTGTGGTACATGCGGGGACAGACACAAATGGAGATATCTTCTTCATGGAG